A genomic region of Brevibacillus sp. JNUCC-41 contains the following coding sequences:
- a CDS encoding TVP38/TMEM64 family protein: protein MDLVTIREWFTLDHISALIQQYRSFGPIPGILLPMLEAFLPFLPLVVFVLANATAFGLWWGFLFSWIGAVAGSYLIFWIIRRYGQMRFFRFLQKHKQVQRLMVWVESHGFGPLFILLCFPFTPSAIVNIVAGLSKVSPLQYGLAVVGGKAVMIFTISFVGYDLVSLIHKPVRTIIIGIVIFILWYVGKRLEVRLNKSMKREEGQ, encoded by the coding sequence ATGGATTTGGTTACTATACGCGAGTGGTTTACACTTGATCATATATCTGCACTTATTCAGCAATATCGCTCATTCGGTCCAATTCCTGGGATCTTACTGCCGATGCTGGAAGCTTTTTTGCCCTTTTTGCCTTTAGTGGTGTTCGTGCTAGCTAACGCAACGGCTTTTGGTCTCTGGTGGGGGTTTTTATTTTCTTGGATTGGGGCGGTAGCGGGCTCTTATTTGATCTTTTGGATTATTAGAAGATATGGTCAAATGAGATTTTTCCGATTTTTGCAAAAGCATAAACAGGTGCAGAGGTTGATGGTTTGGGTGGAAAGTCATGGATTCGGTCCTTTGTTCATATTGCTCTGCTTCCCTTTTACACCTTCAGCCATCGTTAATATCGTGGCAGGACTTTCAAAAGTCAGTCCCTTGCAATATGGACTTGCAGTAGTGGGAGGGAAAGCGGTGATGATCTTTACGATCAGCTTCGTAGGTTACGATCTAGTATCCTTAATTCATAAACCTGTGCGTACGATCATTATCGGGATCGTCATCTTTATCCTATGGTATGTGGGGAAAAGACTTGAAGTCCGATTAAATAAAAGCATGAAGAGGGAAGAAGGACAATAA
- the lepB gene encoding signal peptidase I: protein MEKTNKNSLSDWIKPAMIAFVIYILIRTFLFSSYDVEGKSMQPTLEDGNKLVVNKINYHIHDINRFDIIVFHANSQEDYVKRVIGVAGDQIRYKDDWLYVNGEKVDEPYLQKFKEGFPGQDFTGDFTLKELTDVTKVPEGKLFVMGDNRLESADSRHFGYIPVENVVGKVDVRYWPVKEFNYKFTGE, encoded by the coding sequence ATGGAAAAAACAAACAAGAATTCTTTATCCGATTGGATAAAACCAGCGATGATAGCTTTTGTTATTTACATCTTGATCCGTACATTTCTCTTTTCAAGCTATGATGTTGAAGGGAAGTCGATGCAGCCGACCCTAGAAGATGGAAATAAACTTGTCGTGAATAAAATCAATTACCATATTCATGATATCAACCGTTTTGACATTATTGTTTTTCATGCGAACTCACAAGAAGATTATGTTAAGCGAGTTATAGGGGTTGCAGGTGACCAAATTCGTTATAAAGATGATTGGCTATACGTAAATGGTGAGAAAGTGGATGAGCCTTATCTTCAGAAATTCAAGGAAGGTTTCCCGGGACAGGATTTTACGGGTGATTTTACATTAAAAGAATTGACGGATGTGACCAAAGTTCCCGAGGGCAAGCTTTTTGTCATGGGTGATAATCGTCTTGAAAGTGCTGACAGCCGTCACTTTGGTTATATACCGGTTGAAAATGTTGTCGGTAAAGTGGATGTTCGATATTGGCCGGTGAAAGAATTCAATTATAAATTTACAGGTGAATGA
- the addB gene encoding helicase-exonuclease AddAB subunit AddB yields the protein MSLRFLLGRSGAGKTSNILDEIRSKLAEDPEGNPIIYLVPDQMTFLSEYKLIKTPGLAGMIRTQVFSFSRLAWRVLQETGGMSRLHLDSVGVNMLIRKIMDDKKEELKMFRRSADKQGFIAQMELMLAEFKQYCIQPDDIQNYLAETSQAGSGIQDKLHDLELVYQAFEDEMVNKYLDSEDYFTLLIEKMADSSYIREADIYIDGFYSLTPQELLIVEEMIKLCRSVTISLTLDQPYRHYAPDDLQLFRQTGNLYHHLYQAGLRNGIPISEDRILEGTERFGKSQGLNHLETYFAIRPAKALDQSPDVTIAQAVNRRAEIEGVARDILSLVRKKQHRFSDIAILVRNGEAYADILQTVFRDYQIPLFVDSKRTMLNHPLIELIRSTLEIINGYWRYEPVFRAIKTELLFPLQNNHDRMREQVDKLENYVLARGIKGSRWTSKERWTYRRFRGLELEDRNQTDKEMQLEQELNELKQLFTEPILKLSKRVKKAVNGRELCEALYLYLEELHVPEKLEKLKQEAEEAGDLVSAREHEQTWNAVVDLLDQFVELLSGEELSLKQFAVIIEAGLESLEFSLVPPAIDQVLVANLDLSRLDDVKTAFVIGLNEGVLPGKAVSDGIFSDSDREVLLAGGLDVAPSSKVRLLDEEFTAYKAFTTPAETLYLSYPLADEEGKALLPSSYLKRVRDVLPNVSDVYYMNDPSDLPAEEQVKYAANHDVALSYLAAQLQLKKRNYPIHSLWWDVYNAIMDDETAGPSATKVLSSLFYQNRTKKLSGETSKQLYGESILTSVSRMEMFNSCPFSHYAAHGLKLRERQIFRLDAPDIGEMFHGALKMISDYLKEHDIPWSALTPEQCLELARIAVERLAPKLQNQILLSTNRHHYLRRKLEHVIGRASIVLSEHAKVSGFAPVGLELGFGKNGELPPLSFTLKNGTKMELIGRIDRVDKAEEDEGVYLRVLDYKSSEKELNMSEVYYGLALQMLTYLDIVVTHSKSLIGKEAIPAGVLYFHVHNPVVKSKGMLSLDKIEEEIYKSFKMNGLVLDHSNVIQMMDTSLDIENSGKSDIIPAGFKKDGSLLAASKVASREEFSLLNHHVRRIYQEAGDRMVDGDVDITPYKLKEKTPCTFCSFKSVCQFDQSLEENQFRNLAQKKQNDVLELLRGEGENDE from the coding sequence ATGTCACTCCGTTTTTTACTGGGAAGATCGGGTGCAGGGAAAACTTCGAATATATTGGACGAAATTCGCTCCAAATTGGCAGAAGATCCCGAAGGAAATCCAATTATCTACCTCGTTCCTGATCAGATGACGTTTCTATCTGAATATAAATTAATTAAAACACCAGGCCTTGCCGGAATGATCCGGACACAGGTTTTTAGTTTTAGCAGGCTTGCTTGGCGCGTTCTTCAGGAGACCGGGGGGATGAGCCGGCTGCATTTGGACAGCGTTGGCGTTAATATGTTGATACGGAAGATCATGGATGATAAAAAGGAAGAATTAAAGATGTTTCGTCGTTCTGCTGATAAGCAGGGGTTCATTGCACAGATGGAGCTAATGCTGGCTGAATTCAAGCAGTATTGCATCCAACCTGATGACATTCAAAACTATTTGGCCGAAACCTCACAGGCCGGCAGCGGCATTCAGGATAAACTGCATGATCTTGAATTGGTCTATCAGGCTTTTGAGGATGAAATGGTTAACAAATATTTGGACTCCGAGGACTACTTCACTTTACTGATCGAGAAAATGGCTGATTCTTCCTATATAAGGGAAGCGGATATTTATATCGATGGTTTTTATAGTTTGACTCCACAGGAATTATTGATTGTGGAAGAAATGATCAAGCTGTGCAGGAGTGTAACGATCTCGCTGACGTTAGATCAGCCCTATAGACATTACGCTCCGGATGATTTGCAGTTGTTCAGGCAAACGGGAAATCTATATCATCACCTTTATCAGGCTGGATTGAGGAATGGCATACCGATTTCAGAAGATCGGATCTTAGAAGGAACTGAAAGATTTGGAAAGAGCCAGGGACTGAATCATCTGGAAACTTACTTTGCCATTAGACCTGCCAAAGCGTTAGATCAGTCGCCTGATGTAACGATCGCCCAGGCAGTTAACCGCAGAGCCGAGATTGAAGGAGTTGCCAGGGACATCTTGTCGCTGGTCAGAAAGAAACAGCACCGTTTCAGTGATATTGCGATTTTAGTCCGGAATGGAGAAGCGTACGCAGATATTTTACAGACCGTTTTTCGGGATTATCAAATTCCCTTGTTCGTCGATTCCAAACGGACGATGCTGAATCATCCTCTGATTGAGCTGATTCGTTCCACTTTGGAGATCATCAATGGCTATTGGCGTTATGAGCCGGTATTTCGTGCGATCAAGACGGAGCTTCTATTTCCGCTGCAAAATAACCACGATAGAATGCGCGAACAGGTAGATAAGCTGGAAAACTATGTGCTGGCCCGTGGCATTAAAGGAAGCAGGTGGACGTCCAAAGAACGTTGGACCTACCGGCGCTTCCGCGGACTGGAACTCGAGGACCGGAATCAAACAGATAAGGAAATGCAGCTTGAACAAGAGTTGAATGAGCTGAAGCAATTATTTACCGAGCCTATCTTGAAGCTCTCTAAACGTGTTAAAAAGGCTGTTAATGGCAGGGAATTGTGTGAAGCCCTTTATCTATATCTTGAAGAATTGCATGTACCGGAAAAATTGGAAAAGCTGAAACAAGAGGCAGAAGAAGCAGGTGATCTGGTATCGGCAAGAGAGCATGAGCAAACATGGAATGCAGTTGTCGACCTATTGGACCAATTCGTTGAACTGCTGAGCGGGGAAGAGCTTTCCCTGAAACAATTTGCAGTTATCATTGAAGCTGGTCTGGAGTCTCTTGAATTTTCTTTGGTACCGCCGGCAATTGACCAAGTATTGGTCGCTAATCTAGATTTATCCCGCCTGGATGATGTGAAGACAGCTTTTGTTATCGGCCTGAACGAAGGGGTTCTGCCAGGAAAAGCTGTATCTGATGGGATATTTTCAGATAGTGATCGTGAGGTGCTGCTGGCTGGTGGACTTGATGTTGCCCCAAGTTCAAAAGTGCGCCTGCTTGATGAGGAGTTTACAGCGTACAAAGCATTTACTACGCCTGCAGAGACCCTTTATTTATCATATCCGCTTGCCGATGAGGAAGGGAAGGCACTTTTACCCTCATCCTATTTGAAACGGGTAAGGGACGTATTGCCCAACGTGTCCGATGTGTATTATATGAACGATCCGTCCGATCTCCCTGCTGAGGAACAGGTGAAATATGCTGCAAATCATGATGTGGCCCTATCGTACCTGGCTGCCCAATTGCAGCTGAAAAAAAGGAACTATCCAATCCATTCACTATGGTGGGATGTATATAATGCCATTATGGATGATGAAACGGCCGGTCCTTCAGCAACTAAGGTTTTATCGAGCCTTTTTTATCAAAATAGAACAAAGAAATTATCTGGGGAAACAAGTAAGCAATTATACGGTGAGAGCATTCTTACAAGTGTATCCCGGATGGAAATGTTCAATAGCTGCCCGTTTTCCCATTATGCCGCTCATGGCTTGAAATTGCGGGAACGGCAAATTTTCCGTTTGGATGCTCCGGATATAGGCGAGATGTTCCATGGCGCGTTGAAAATGATTTCCGATTATTTAAAGGAACATGATATTCCTTGGTCTGCATTGACCCCGGAACAATGCTTGGAGCTGGCCAGAATTGCTGTGGAGAGACTTGCTCCTAAACTCCAAAATCAGATTTTGTTAAGTACGAACCGCCATCACTATCTACGCAGGAAACTGGAACATGTGATTGGACGGGCCTCTATCGTATTAAGTGAACATGCAAAGGTGAGCGGTTTTGCCCCAGTCGGATTAGAACTTGGATTCGGAAAAAATGGCGAGCTTCCCCCACTTTCTTTCACGTTGAAAAACGGTACGAAGATGGAATTGATCGGGCGGATTGACCGCGTGGATAAAGCGGAAGAAGATGAGGGTGTCTATTTGCGTGTGCTCGATTATAAGTCGAGTGAAAAGGAACTGAACATGAGTGAAGTGTATTATGGACTCGCACTGCAAATGTTGACATACCTAGATATCGTCGTCACCCATTCCAAGTCGCTAATAGGAAAAGAAGCGATTCCAGCCGGCGTTTTGTATTTTCATGTGCATAATCCCGTTGTTAAATCAAAGGGAATGCTCAGTTTGGATAAAATTGAAGAAGAAATTTATAAAAGTTTTAAAATGAATGGACTTGTACTAGATCATTCAAATGTCATTCAGATGATGGATACCTCGCTTGATATTGAAAATTCGGGTAAGTCGGATATCATTCCAGCCGGATTTAAAAAGGACGGATCCCTCCTTGCGGCTTCCAAAGTTGCCAGCAGGGAAGAGTTTTCGCTTCTGAATCATCATGTGCGCCGTATTTATCAGGAAGCTGGTGATCGAATGGTCGATGGTGATGTGGATATAACGCCATATAAATTAAAGGAAAAAACGCCGTGTACCTTCTGTTCCTTTAAATCTGTATGCCAATTCGACCAGTCACTGGAGGAAAACCAATTCAGGAATTTGGCACAGAAGAAACAAAATGACGTTCTTGAGCTATTAAGGGGGGAGGGAGAGAACGATGAGTAA
- the addA gene encoding helicase-exonuclease AddAB subunit AddA has product MSKTKIPALPGDVTWTEDQWKAIWAKDQDILVAAAAGSGKTAVLVNRIIQKVISEEDPIDVDELLVVTFTNASAAEMRHRVSEALEKAINDNPHSQHLRKQLSLINRASISTLHSFCLEVIRKYYYLTDIDPGFRIADSTEIQLLRDEVMEELFEEQYGQSDNEEFFNLVDAFTSDRNDDALQNIVRSLHDFSQSNPDPARWLDGAASMYELADDDGIDDLSFIDSLKFDIGLQLDTARDLLERSLALTKIPGGPAPRAENYIADLALVAKLSEVKDQSWNALYEEIQNVKFGTAKRLTGGDFIKEVTDEATKYRDKAKKIIKSLQEELFSRKPESYLRDIRELKSYVDTLVMLVKQFDDRFFAAKAEKNLVDFADLEHYCLQILTGETVDGERKPSAAAVEYRNQFKEVLVDEYQDTNLVQESILKLVTADGEYNGNLFMVGDVKQSIYRFRLAEPNLFLGKYTRFTHDGVDSGLKIDLNRNFRSRKEVLDGTNFLFQQLMGITVGEIDYDEDAQLKKGAPYPEDDPNPIELHLIDGTADPEAHSETEGSDGGFEAEELEKAQLEARQMAKLIKKAISEKHRIYDTKTKRYRSATYRDMVILLRSMPWAPQIMEEFKKQGIPVYANLSTGYFEATEVAIMISLLKVIDNPQQDIPLASVLRSPIVGLDEEEMSQVRLFHTGSYYEALADFYRKSDPEEHPGLYEKASAFYKKLVKWRKLARQEALSDLIWLLYRETQFYDFAGGMPGGKQRQANLRALYDRARQYEASSFRGLFRFLRFIERMQERGDDLGAARALGEQEDVVRLMTIHSSKGLEFPIVFIAGLSKQFNMMDLRKAYLLDKDYGFAAKYVNSELRITFPSLPQLAFKKKKQLELIAEEMRVLYVALTRAKEKLYLIASINDAEKTQQNWESNAAHGEWLLKDYVRAGAKSYLDWIGPSLVRHRDSLGAAGLGLEMESHPSNWSISVIPSEELAVLDEEEALVQEQMLDHVQKSEKVGITSEFYDDIKEQLEWEYPGHDATVYRSKQSVSELKRQYELKDEQSSTELLRKFKRPITKRPTFMQEKSLTPAERGTITHLVMQHIDLSKEITIHSIQELIVDLIQRELLTEEQKEAVDPETIVDFFDTEIGQRMQRAGNIRREVPFTMSLPAKEAYSDWAAGDEEILIQGVIDCIFEDEQGLVLLDYKTDTITGRFASGYEGAKEILADRYRMQLQLYTRAVEGIMNKKVTGRYLFFFDGSHILEV; this is encoded by the coding sequence ATGAGTAAAACGAAAATTCCTGCTCTGCCAGGAGATGTGACTTGGACGGAAGATCAATGGAAGGCGATATGGGCTAAAGATCAGGACATTCTGGTTGCGGCTGCTGCAGGTTCAGGGAAAACAGCGGTGCTGGTCAATCGGATTATTCAAAAAGTCATTTCCGAAGAAGATCCAATCGATGTTGATGAACTGCTCGTCGTTACATTCACCAATGCCTCGGCTGCCGAAATGCGCCATCGGGTAAGTGAGGCATTGGAAAAAGCGATCAATGATAATCCGCATTCACAGCATTTGCGTAAGCAGTTGAGCTTGATTAATCGTGCTTCGATTTCCACACTTCATTCCTTTTGTTTAGAGGTGATCAGGAAGTATTATTATCTGACTGATATCGACCCGGGCTTCCGGATTGCAGATTCTACTGAGATACAGCTGCTCCGTGATGAAGTGATGGAAGAGCTTTTCGAGGAGCAGTATGGCCAAAGTGACAATGAAGAGTTCTTTAATTTGGTTGATGCCTTCACAAGCGATCGAAACGATGATGCGCTTCAGAATATCGTTCGATCGCTGCATGATTTTTCGCAATCGAATCCAGATCCGGCCCGCTGGCTCGATGGTGCTGCTAGCATGTATGAGTTGGCAGATGATGATGGAATTGATGATCTTTCGTTTATCGATTCATTGAAGTTCGATATTGGCTTGCAATTGGACACTGCCAGGGACTTATTGGAACGCTCGCTTGCGTTGACCAAAATCCCTGGAGGTCCGGCACCAAGGGCTGAGAACTATATAGCTGATCTTGCCCTGGTTGCTAAACTTTCGGAAGTGAAGGACCAATCCTGGAACGCTCTTTATGAAGAAATCCAAAATGTGAAATTTGGTACGGCAAAACGCCTTACTGGTGGAGATTTTATCAAAGAAGTTACGGATGAGGCTACCAAGTATCGAGATAAGGCGAAGAAGATCATCAAATCGTTACAGGAAGAGTTATTTTCCCGTAAACCGGAAAGCTATCTGCGGGATATAAGGGAACTCAAGAGCTATGTCGATACACTTGTAATGCTTGTTAAACAGTTTGACGATCGTTTTTTTGCTGCAAAAGCAGAAAAGAACTTGGTGGATTTCGCCGATTTGGAACATTATTGTCTTCAAATTTTGACAGGGGAAACTGTGGATGGTGAACGAAAACCTTCAGCCGCAGCCGTAGAATACAGGAACCAGTTCAAAGAAGTACTCGTAGATGAGTATCAGGATACGAACCTTGTCCAGGAATCCATCTTAAAGCTGGTGACGGCTGATGGCGAATATAATGGGAATCTTTTCATGGTTGGCGATGTCAAGCAGTCCATTTACCGGTTCAGGCTTGCGGAACCGAATCTCTTCCTTGGAAAATACACACGTTTTACCCATGATGGTGTCGATTCCGGACTGAAAATTGATTTAAACCGCAATTTCCGGAGCCGTAAGGAAGTTCTCGATGGGACCAATTTTCTGTTTCAACAGTTGATGGGCATTACAGTCGGCGAGATTGATTATGATGAAGATGCCCAATTGAAAAAAGGTGCCCCATATCCCGAAGACGATCCAAATCCGATTGAACTTCATTTAATCGATGGAACAGCCGATCCGGAAGCTCATTCGGAAACGGAAGGATCGGATGGCGGGTTTGAAGCCGAGGAGCTTGAAAAAGCACAACTTGAAGCAAGGCAGATGGCCAAGCTCATCAAAAAGGCTATAAGCGAAAAGCATCGGATATATGATACGAAAACCAAAAGGTACCGATCTGCCACTTATCGAGACATGGTCATTCTTCTTCGTTCGATGCCATGGGCACCGCAAATCATGGAGGAATTTAAAAAGCAGGGCATTCCGGTATATGCCAATTTATCGACAGGGTATTTTGAAGCGACCGAAGTGGCCATCATGATTTCCTTATTGAAGGTGATAGATAACCCGCAACAGGATATCCCATTGGCATCCGTTCTCCGTTCACCTATCGTCGGGCTGGATGAAGAAGAGATGTCACAGGTGCGTTTATTCCATACAGGAAGTTATTACGAAGCGCTAGCTGATTTTTACAGGAAGAGTGACCCGGAAGAACATCCGGGGCTTTATGAAAAAGCCTCTGCTTTTTATAAAAAACTAGTGAAGTGGAGGAAGCTTGCCAGGCAGGAAGCATTATCGGATTTGATCTGGCTACTATACCGCGAAACGCAGTTTTATGATTTTGCAGGTGGGATGCCGGGTGGCAAACAGCGTCAGGCCAATTTAAGAGCGCTCTATGACAGGGCAAGGCAATATGAAGCAAGTTCTTTCCGCGGTCTGTTCCGTTTCTTGCGTTTTATAGAAAGGATGCAAGAACGTGGGGATGATTTAGGTGCAGCTCGGGCTTTAGGGGAACAGGAAGATGTGGTCCGGCTGATGACGATTCACTCCTCAAAGGGGCTTGAGTTCCCGATTGTGTTCATTGCCGGCCTTTCCAAGCAATTCAATATGATGGATTTACGCAAGGCCTACTTACTGGATAAGGATTATGGCTTTGCGGCAAAGTATGTGAATTCCGAATTACGGATCACTTTTCCATCCCTCCCTCAATTGGCTTTCAAGAAAAAAAAGCAGCTTGAATTAATTGCCGAGGAAATGCGTGTCCTCTACGTGGCGCTTACAAGGGCTAAGGAAAAGCTATATTTGATTGCCAGTATCAATGATGCTGAAAAAACGCAGCAGAACTGGGAAAGCAATGCGGCACATGGAGAGTGGCTATTGAAGGACTATGTCCGGGCAGGTGCAAAAAGTTATCTTGATTGGATTGGTCCATCCCTTGTCCGACATCGGGATTCTCTTGGTGCTGCAGGTCTTGGCTTGGAAATGGAGTCGCATCCATCGAATTGGTCCATTTCCGTCATACCAAGTGAAGAGCTTGCTGTTCTGGACGAGGAAGAGGCACTGGTTCAAGAGCAAATGCTTGATCATGTCCAGAAATCGGAGAAGGTCGGTATTACTTCCGAGTTTTATGATGATATCAAGGAACAGCTGGAATGGGAGTACCCCGGACATGATGCAACGGTGTATCGTTCCAAGCAATCCGTTTCAGAACTAAAACGGCAATATGAACTCAAGGACGAGCAAAGCTCCACAGAGTTGTTGCGTAAATTTAAACGACCTATCACGAAGCGGCCGACTTTCATGCAAGAAAAGTCACTGACCCCTGCTGAAAGGGGTACGATTACACATTTAGTCATGCAGCATATCGATCTATCTAAAGAGATTACCATTCATTCGATTCAGGAATTGATCGTTGATTTGATTCAACGTGAGTTGTTGACGGAGGAACAGAAAGAAGCTGTGGACCCTGAGACGATCGTCGATTTCTTTGACACTGAAATCGGGCAAAGAATGCAGAGGGCCGGGAACATTCGCCGTGAAGTGCCATTTACGATGTCGTTGCCTGCAAAGGAAGCTTACAGCGATTGGGCAGCTGGAGATGAAGAGATCCTTATTCAAGGTGTAATTGATTGTATCTTTGAGGATGAACAAGGTCTTGTGCTCCTCGATTATAAAACGGATACCATCACTGGCCGTTTTGCTAGCGGGTATGAAGGGGCTAAAGAGATTCTTGCCGATAGATACCGGATGCAGCTTCAGCTTTATACGCGGGCTGTTGAAGGGATAATGAATAAGAAGGTAACCGGCCGTTACTTGTTTTTCTTTGATGGCTCGCATATATTGGAAGTATAA
- the trpB gene encoding tryptophan synthase subunit beta: protein MTSEIKSKGYFGEFGGSFVPGELQEVMDILETEFLNYKDDPEFIEEFQYYLKEYVGRENPLTLAKNLTKKVGGAKIYLKREDLNHTGAHKINNAIGQILLAKRMGAKRIIAETGAGQHGVATATACAMFGMECVIYMGKLDTERQALNVFRMELLGAKVVAVEKGQGRLKDAVDEALNDLVQNYENTFYLLGSAVGPHPYPTIVKHFQSIISEESKRQILEKEGKLPTAIIACAGGGSNAIGAFAHYIDEENVRLIGVEPSEAPSISQGVPAVLHGFKSLTLVDEQGEPKPTFSIAAGLDYPSVGPEHSFLKDSGRAEYVTVKGEEALEAFQVVSKAEGIIPALESSHALAHAMKLAKELTRDDILIVNLSGRGDKDVEQVFNMLEK from the coding sequence ATGACGAGTGAGATCAAGAGCAAGGGATACTTTGGTGAGTTCGGTGGAAGCTTCGTACCGGGTGAGCTTCAGGAAGTTATGGATATTTTGGAAACGGAATTCCTGAACTATAAGGATGACCCGGAATTCATTGAAGAGTTTCAATATTATCTGAAAGAATATGTCGGACGTGAAAACCCGTTAACACTTGCAAAGAATTTAACGAAAAAGGTTGGCGGGGCAAAAATATATTTGAAGCGTGAGGATCTGAATCATACAGGTGCTCACAAAATTAATAATGCGATTGGACAAATCCTGCTCGCCAAACGGATGGGTGCTAAACGAATCATCGCAGAAACGGGCGCTGGTCAGCATGGTGTGGCGACTGCTACAGCATGTGCGATGTTTGGCATGGAGTGTGTGATCTATATGGGTAAGCTGGATACGGAGAGGCAGGCATTGAATGTTTTTCGGATGGAATTGCTGGGGGCAAAGGTCGTAGCGGTCGAAAAGGGACAGGGTCGATTGAAGGATGCCGTTGATGAGGCATTGAATGATTTGGTGCAAAACTATGAGAATACTTTTTATTTGCTTGGTTCAGCAGTGGGCCCACACCCATATCCAACGATCGTTAAGCACTTTCAATCAATCATAAGTGAAGAATCAAAGCGCCAGATCCTTGAAAAGGAAGGAAAGCTGCCAACTGCCATCATTGCTTGTGCAGGAGGGGGAAGTAATGCAATTGGTGCTTTTGCTCATTATATCGATGAAGAAAACGTCCGTTTAATTGGTGTAGAGCCAAGTGAAGCACCAAGTATTTCGCAAGGTGTCCCGGCAGTATTGCACGGATTCAAAAGTTTGACGTTAGTGGACGAACAAGGGGAACCAAAACCGACATTTTCCATAGCAGCCGGATTGGATTACCCAAGCGTAGGACCCGAGCACAGTTTTTTGAAAGATAGCGGACGGGCGGAGTATGTAACGGTTAAAGGGGAAGAAGCTCTTGAGGCTTTTCAGGTAGTATCCAAAGCAGAGGGAATCATTCCAGCTCTCGAAAGTTCACATGCTCTAGCCCACGCCATGAAGCTCGCAAA